Genomic window (Poecile atricapillus isolate bPoeAtr1 chromosome 10, bPoeAtr1.hap1, whole genome shotgun sequence):
GATGGCCGAGCGGTCTAAGGCGCTGCGTTCAGGTCGCAGTCTCCCCTGGAGGCGTGGGTTCGAATCCCACTTCTGACAGCACCTTTTGCCCTACGCTCGCTGTAGTAAATTAATTGATTGCTTTTAGTCGCGCGCCTTTGCTCCGCTGTCGGCTTTTTGTTCCCGCCCGCCTTCCCCGGCTAAAAGGGGCCGCCGGGCGGCGCAAAAATGAGCTGTCAGAAGTGGGATTCGAACCCACGCCTCCAGGGGAGACTGCGACCTGAACGCAGCGCCTTAGACCGCTCGGCCATCCTGACTTGCCGCCCCACTCTCCCTGGCTGCCGCAccccatcccagatcccaggcGAGTGGTCCTGCCGGCACACCGGGATCAGCTCCGGGATCAGTCCCGGGATCAGCCCTGTGCCACGGTCCGCATTAACGACCTGCGTGACGGGGCCCGGGCCGCCCTGGGCACAAACTAGGAGCAGTGGCTGATAGTCCAGAGGGTCCTGCTGCCGCCCAGAGGGACTTGGACAAGCCCGAGATACGGGCTGACAGGAATCTCCTGGAGCGGAGGGTGATGAGGTACTACGCAGATTGCCcgaagaagctgtggctgccccgtccctggaagtgttcaaagccagggacttggagcaacctgctctagtggaatGTGTCGCTGcatggcaggaggttggaaCGAGGCGCTTAAAGATCACGTCCAACCAAAATTATTCCAGGATTTAACAAGGAGACGCGTGTCGCCCGGCCCCCGCAGAGGAACTACACCAGGATGCGCCGGGTGCCACCAAATATCCCCggtgagcaggagcaggacacgGCCGCACAGAAGGTTGGCGGTGACCCGGGAGCAGGGGCCGGCACGGCGGTACCCCGGtacggggacaccgggagcgCGGGCCGAGGCTCCGCCGCAtgcccgggggcggcggggcgggggcagcCGCGGGGCTCAGCCCGGCCGCCCCGGAGCCTCCCGCGCCCCGCCCGCGGAGGGGCCGTGCCGGGGCCGTGCCGGGGCCGTGCCGGGGCCATGGCGGGGCTGCCCGGTGCCGCGCGCTCCCGGAGCGCCTCCCCGGGCTCCCCCCCCGGCCTGGACGGCTCCTTCTTGCTCTCGCCGCTCGGGGGGCTGATGGGCGCCCAGGCCGTGAGTACCGGGGAGGGGGCACGGCGGAGCGGGGAGGGCATCACCCCCTTTGGTGCTTTTCTTCAGCTGGAAACAGCCCGGGTTCTCTTTGGCTGCCACTCCGATCCCATCTCCGCTAAGCCTAATTAATCCCCATGCCTAAGACAGTGCAGCCCcctctctcctcctttcctccgCAAAGCCAGAGGAAAAGTCGGGTTCTTGTCCCCACACCCCTTGCCGGTGTGACTCCGCTCGGTGCCGGGCGGTTCCCAGTGCCTGGCACGGGCTGATCCGTGCGCGCATCTCCGCAGGGCACAGCCAGTGGGTCGTGGGGTGCGCGAAGCCCAGTGACTCCAGGTGAGGTGTGCTGGGGTTGCTCTTGAGGCTCTCATGCTCCTTGGAACACTCTCAGCTCTCCAGGTTGTCCTCCCAGGCTTTGGCGGCTGCTCTCAGAGGAGCCCGAGGGTCCTTGCACCATCAAATGGAGCAGCAACATCACCTCCCCATTGCTTCAGCATCGGAGGCAACCACAATAAGCTTTCCCTCTGGTGCTCTCCCCGGGGCCGTGGGTGCCACATGAATGCACGGGGGTGGGTGTTCAGCTGCGTTCTGAGCCGCTTGTGAGCTGCCCATGGTGCCGCCCTGCTGTGGGAGCCTGTTCGCTGCTCCCCTCTCCTCGGGGCAGCGCTGTGGGATgtgccctgagcagccactgtgAAACAGCTGGCACAGACCTGGCTCCAGATTCCAGCCCCTGGGCACGGCTGAGCtgctggtgacacagggacaaaCGCCCAGGGAAGGGGCCGGGAACGATGCTGCTGGGGGTGCCTTGTAAGAGCGTCAGGAAACAGAGATGgcagaacagcagcaaagaCTTCACAACTCTGCAGCTGGTCCCACCTCTGCCGCCCCTTACTCAGGCCAGACTGCTGAACCTGCTTTCCTCCGCCAGCAGCCGGAGCGGGGCAGCTCACACATGCCACCTCCCACTCCTGCAGGAGTCCCCTCTACATGCTTCTCCCCAGCACATATTTTGCGATCACGAGTGTTAGAAATGGATGTGACAGACAAGGAGGCATTGTCGGGGCAGCCGAGCACCAGGGCGTTGGACGCGGGCAGGACAAAGGCTGTTGTGTTTCTTCCATGACAATAAGTGGTGCGGGCTTACACAGGGGCACAGCGGCTTTCCAAGGCGCCCTTCTCCTGCCGAGTGTGCCGCTGCTTTCCTGGAGTGAGGGGAACCCAGCTGCTGTTGGTGCTGGTGTGCCTGGGCTTGTGGGCGATGCTCTGTGTTCCCCCTGCAGGAACCAGCCCCCGAACACGCTCCCCGTTTCACCCCACAGGTGCTCGGTTTACTGGTGTGGTCTCTCATCGCTGCCACAACGTACCACCTCCATGCGGCATACGGCTGGGTGATGTTCGTGTCCCTCTTCTTCTGGATACTAACACTCCTTTTCTTCGTGACTTACCTCCTGCAGCTTCATCAGAAGTTCTACATGATCCCTTGGCCCCTCGTGGTGCGTAGCTGAGAGGGAATGAGGGGGGAGATTCCAAGAGGGAAACATCTTGGAAAGATAGTCTGGGAAAGATAGTCTGGGAAGGTTTGTCTCTTCTTGGATGGAGCCAAGTCCCCTGCACTTTGCACAGTGACATTGTTTCATTCTGCCCTTGAATTGATTGGAAAATGCTCAGATCAGAAACTTAcagccaccagctgctgcagttGTGGTGTCATCCGAGAACCGCCCAGCACAACCTGGGGAGGATTTAGTGTGTTCTTCTAGGGAACGGGGAGGAATGCGAACCCGAGCCttttgctgctgcctctccccagCATGCACGAGCCTGAGCCCAGAGCTCAGGTccttctctttgctttccgcaGCTGATGATCTACAACGCCGTGGCCACCGTGCTGTACATCACCGCCTTCGTGACGTGCGCGGCCGCGGTGCAGCCCACGTCCTGGCGGCAG
Coding sequences:
- the PLLP gene encoding plasmolipin; its protein translation is MRRVPPNIPGEQEQDTAAQKVGGDPGAGAGTAVPRYGDTGSAGRGSAACPGAAGRGQPRGSARPPRSLPRPARGGAVPGPCRGRAGAMAGLPGAARSRSASPGSPPGLDGSFLLSPLGGLMGAQAVLGLLVWSLIAATTYHLHAAYGWVMFVSLFFWILTLLFFVTYLLQLHQKFYMIPWPLVLMIYNAVATVLYITAFVTCAAAVQPTSWRQWDYNRRAAASFFACVTMITYAVSTFFSFRAWKGLGSNAATSQVTEHA